The following coding sequences are from one Rhodobiaceae bacterium window:
- a CDS encoding glutathione-dependent formaldehyde-activating enzyme, with translation MIEGGCLCGSVRYKSVAKPIVMRACWCRLCQYIAAGNATINLAFPSDTFTVTGELRDYPSTADSGHQMHRRFCPACGVHMFSEAEQRPHLIIVRAGTLDTPELVELDAHIWTKEAPNWAHLDPDICQFDGQPPPAA, from the coding sequence ATGATTGAAGGTGGATGTCTTTGCGGTTCGGTCCGCTACAAATCGGTCGCAAAACCAATAGTCATGCGTGCCTGCTGGTGCAGACTGTGCCAGTACATTGCGGCGGGCAATGCAACAATCAATCTGGCATTCCCAAGTGACACTTTCACCGTCACCGGCGAATTGCGCGACTATCCAAGCACCGCCGACAGTGGACACCAAATGCACCGGCGCTTTTGCCCGGCCTGTGGTGTGCATATGTTCTCAGAAGCTGAACAACGGCCACACCTCATCATTGTCAGAGCTGGGACATTGGATACGCCAGAACTCGTCGAACTGGACGCCCATATTTGGACCAAAGAAGCGCCAAACTGGGCCCATCTCGACCCAGACATTTGCCAGTTTGACGGGCAGCCACCCCCGGCCGCCTGA
- a CDS encoding methyltransferase FkbM domain protein — protein MEHPKRTVRLLLSLVRHSFLGRGGFRRRILKHIEKHTQAPFHLDIQGAPFLIHFDNETERKSIFNNYNVREVEFLKQSCKQPGSVFVDIGANSGYFTQILSLSMPADGKVVAIEPNPQMTERLKTNLALVPESVRAKSASISIVESAVGATTGSAQLMLPSGPNSFGRAYIGSSTEGVTVKISTLMEILSNAGATRVSALKIDIEGHEDKALKPFLEMAPRELLPRAIVIEHTSNDEWDDDILLLLKNAGYQETGRTRGNALLSLVD, from the coding sequence ATGGAACACCCAAAACGCACAGTCCGGCTCTTGCTTAGTCTTGTACGTCATTCTTTTCTGGGCCGTGGCGGATTCCGCCGCAGAATTCTCAAGCACATCGAGAAGCACACGCAGGCGCCCTTCCACCTAGACATCCAAGGTGCACCCTTTCTGATTCATTTCGACAATGAGACCGAACGAAAATCGATCTTCAACAATTACAACGTTCGCGAAGTTGAATTTCTGAAACAATCCTGCAAACAACCAGGCAGCGTTTTCGTCGATATAGGGGCCAACAGCGGATACTTCACCCAGATCCTTTCACTTTCCATGCCGGCTGATGGAAAAGTTGTTGCAATCGAACCAAACCCACAAATGACCGAAAGGCTTAAAACCAACCTTGCCCTCGTGCCGGAATCTGTACGCGCAAAATCAGCCTCAATCTCAATTGTGGAATCCGCCGTTGGAGCAACAACAGGTTCAGCGCAGCTCATGCTCCCCTCTGGTCCGAATAGTTTTGGCCGCGCCTATATTGGCAGTAGCACCGAAGGTGTAACGGTAAAAATCTCCACGCTCATGGAAATCCTTTCGAACGCTGGCGCAACCCGGGTCTCAGCCCTGAAGATCGACATTGAAGGCCATGAAGACAAAGCCCTGAAGCCCTTCCTGGAAATGGCTCCTCGCGAGCTGTTGCCGCGCGCCATCGTTATCGAACACACCTCTAACGATGAGTGGGACGATGACATTCTCCTTCTTCTGAAGAATGCCGGCTATCAGGAAACGGGCCGAACAAGAGGTAACGCGCTCCTTTCTCTTGTTGATTAG
- a CDS encoding hypothetical protein (cytochrome b561 homolog 1) yields MSEQTTSAKTKYDGVAKTLHWIVALLMIVMLTAGWTLGDLPLDEKVQTLVIHSSLGLSVFILMFIRLYWRRKNPPPALPDHMPAWQVTASKFSHHGLYFFVMLQPLLGLGQSMYADFDVRPYGAFSVSMGANESLYGIFHELHEINAMILIALVLLHLGAALYHHFVQKDTVLKRMLPYGKV; encoded by the coding sequence ATGTCGGAACAAACCACGAGCGCAAAAACCAAATATGATGGCGTCGCCAAAACGCTTCATTGGATTGTCGCACTGCTCATGATCGTCATGCTGACTGCAGGGTGGACACTGGGCGATCTGCCACTCGACGAAAAGGTGCAGACTCTTGTTATCCATTCAAGTCTGGGTCTTTCAGTCTTTATCCTGATGTTCATTCGGCTTTACTGGCGCCGTAAGAACCCGCCGCCGGCGCTGCCTGACCACATGCCAGCATGGCAGGTCACCGCATCGAAATTCAGCCACCATGGCCTGTACTTCTTCGTCATGCTGCAACCGCTTCTAGGCCTTGGCCAATCCATGTATGCCGATTTCGACGTGCGCCCCTATGGCGCCTTCTCCGTCAGCATGGGGGCAAATGAAAGCCTGTATGGCATCTTCCATGAACTACACGAGATCAACGCTATGATCCTCATTGCACTGGTTCTGCTGCATCTGGGCGCCGCGCTTTACCACCACTTTGTGCAGAAGGACACGGTGCTCAAACGCATGCTGCCCTATGGCAAGGTCTGA
- the etfA gene encoding electron transfer flavoprotein subunit alpha, whose protein sequence is MTNLVIAEHTNDALSDATAKTVTAAVALGGDVHVLVAGAGCGAAADAAAKIDGVAKVIKADDAQYDHGLAEPIAALVVSLAGGYDAILAPATTRGKNVAPRIAALLDVMQLSEITAVIDANTFERPIYAGNAIQTVKSSDAKKVFTVRTTAFAAAGDGGSASIEDASSDNPGLSEYVSEELTVSDRPELTAAKIIISGGRGMQSGDNFPMLEKIADKLGAGVGASRAAVDAGFVPNDYQVGQTGKVVAPELYIAVGISGAIQHLAGMKDSKVIVAINKDEEAPIFQVADYGLVADLFTAVPELEEELGKAGL, encoded by the coding sequence ATGACCAATCTTGTAATCGCAGAACACACAAATGACGCTCTGTCAGACGCTACAGCAAAGACAGTAACCGCAGCTGTCGCCCTTGGCGGTGACGTGCATGTGTTGGTTGCTGGCGCAGGCTGTGGCGCTGCTGCAGACGCAGCTGCAAAAATCGACGGCGTTGCCAAAGTCATCAAGGCCGACGACGCTCAGTATGACCATGGATTGGCAGAGCCAATTGCTGCTCTCGTAGTTAGCCTTGCTGGCGGCTATGACGCAATCCTGGCACCGGCCACGACCCGCGGCAAAAACGTTGCTCCACGCATCGCAGCGCTCCTGGACGTCATGCAATTGTCTGAAATCACAGCAGTGATCGATGCCAACACGTTTGAGCGTCCGATCTATGCAGGCAATGCAATCCAGACAGTGAAGTCTTCCGACGCAAAGAAAGTTTTCACAGTCCGGACAACAGCCTTTGCTGCAGCTGGTGATGGCGGATCGGCTTCTATCGAAGACGCATCCTCCGACAACCCTGGCCTGTCTGAATATGTGAGCGAAGAGCTCACCGTATCTGACCGCCCAGAGCTGACGGCAGCCAAGATCATCATCTCCGGTGGCCGCGGCATGCAGTCAGGCGACAACTTCCCAATGCTTGAGAAGATCGCCGACAAGCTGGGTGCCGGTGTTGGCGCCTCTCGCGCAGCCGTGGATGCGGGCTTCGTGCCAAACGACTACCAGGTCGGTCAGACCGGAAAGGTTGTGGCCCCAGAGCTTTACATCGCCGTCGGTATTTCTGGCGCGATCCAGCATCTGGCAGGCATGAAAGACAGCAAGGTGATCGTCGCGATCAACAAAGACGAAGAAGCCCCGATCTTCCAGGTTGCGGATTACGGTCTTGTTGCCGACCTCTTCACGGCTGTTCCAGAGCTTGAAGAAGAGCTTGGAAAAGCCGGCCTCTAA
- the argH gene encoding argininosuccinate lyase, with amino-acid sequence MSNKMWGGRFGDGPDEIMEEINASIGFDQRFAAQDIRGSKAHCTMLADKGIISKGDADQIIAGLDTIARDIDAGQFTFSRSLEDIHMNVENRLSEIVGPAAGRLHTARSRNDQVATDFKLYVRDTIDHLNTQLATLQDAFVTQAEVHADTVMPGFTHLQTAQPVTFGHHCLAYVEMLERDRGRFADARKRLNQSPLGAAALAGTSFPIDREQTAAALGFDGPTRNSLDSVSDRDFALETLAAAAITATHLSRFAEEIVVWMSAGFKFIDLPDSLTTGSSIMPQKRNPDAAELVRAKSGRVIAAFTSLSIVMKGLPLAYSKDMQEDKEALFDALDALSLCLAAMTAMAGSLTANKEAMANAAGGGFSTATDLADWLVRVADLPFRQAHHVTGTLVSKAEEKGIDLHELSLEEMQAVDPAITNDIYSVLTVESSVASRTSLGGTAPSNVRAEANRWRKMLAAEGKTK; translated from the coding sequence ATGAGCAATAAAATGTGGGGCGGCCGGTTCGGCGATGGCCCAGATGAAATTATGGAGGAAATCAACGCCTCCATCGGGTTCGACCAGCGCTTCGCAGCCCAGGACATCCGGGGCTCGAAGGCTCACTGCACTATGTTGGCCGACAAAGGTATTATTTCAAAGGGCGACGCAGATCAAATCATCGCGGGGCTGGACACAATCGCGCGAGACATTGACGCAGGCCAGTTCACATTTTCTCGGTCGCTCGAAGACATTCATATGAACGTGGAAAATCGCCTGTCAGAAATCGTCGGACCCGCCGCCGGACGGCTCCACACAGCCCGCTCCCGGAACGATCAGGTCGCAACCGACTTCAAGCTCTACGTGCGTGACACCATCGACCATCTGAACACTCAGTTGGCAACACTACAGGATGCTTTTGTCACACAGGCGGAAGTCCATGCGGACACTGTCATGCCAGGCTTTACCCATCTGCAGACCGCCCAGCCAGTGACGTTTGGTCACCATTGCTTGGCTTACGTGGAAATGCTGGAACGTGACCGGGGCCGGTTCGCTGACGCACGCAAGCGGTTGAACCAAAGCCCACTCGGCGCTGCGGCGCTTGCCGGTACGTCTTTCCCCATCGACCGGGAACAGACAGCGGCGGCGCTGGGTTTCGATGGCCCCACCAGAAACTCACTCGACAGTGTATCTGATCGGGACTTTGCGCTCGAAACTTTGGCGGCTGCCGCGATCACAGCAACGCATCTCTCTCGGTTTGCCGAAGAGATTGTCGTTTGGATGTCCGCCGGTTTTAAGTTTATCGACCTCCCAGACAGCCTGACGACAGGCTCCTCCATCATGCCGCAAAAGCGGAACCCGGATGCCGCTGAGCTCGTGCGCGCAAAATCCGGCCGGGTGATTGCAGCCTTCACCTCGCTCAGCATTGTGATGAAGGGCCTGCCACTCGCCTATTCAAAGGACATGCAGGAAGACAAGGAAGCCTTGTTTGATGCGCTTGATGCACTTTCTCTGTGTCTTGCGGCCATGACCGCCATGGCGGGGTCACTGACAGCCAACAAAGAGGCGATGGCAAATGCCGCTGGCGGCGGGTTCTCCACAGCAACAGACCTCGCCGATTGGCTGGTAAGGGTGGCGGACCTACCGTTCCGGCAAGCCCATCACGTCACCGGCACTCTTGTCTCAAAGGCTGAAGAAAAAGGCATCGATTTGCACGAACTCTCGCTGGAAGAGATGCAGGCAGTCGATCCTGCGATCACAAATGACATATACTCTGTCTTAACTGTTGAGAGTTCTGTCGCAAGCCGCACAAGCCTTGGCGGGACAGCCCCCTCAAACGTGAGAGCTGAGGCAAACCGCTGGCGGAAAATGCTGGCAGCAGAAGGAAAAACAAAATGA
- the etfB gene encoding electron transfer flavoprotein subunit beta: protein MKVLVPVKRVVDYNVKIRVKSDQTGVELANVKMSMNPFDEISIEEAVRLKEAGTATEVVVVSIGPQQAQETIRTALAMGADRGILVKTDDEVEPLGVAKILKSIVDEEQPGLVIVGKQAIDDDSNQTGQMLAALLGWPQGTFASKIELDGDKINVTREIDGGLQTVRLNAPAIVTCDLRLNEPRYASLPNIMKAKKKPIDEKAIADMGVDVSPRLEVLKVTEPAERQAGIKVESAAELVAKLKEAGVIG, encoded by the coding sequence ATGAAAGTGCTCGTTCCCGTCAAGCGAGTGGTCGACTACAACGTCAAAATCCGAGTTAAATCGGATCAGACCGGTGTCGAGCTCGCTAACGTGAAAATGTCCATGAACCCGTTCGATGAAATTTCCATCGAAGAAGCGGTTCGCCTCAAAGAAGCCGGCACAGCGACGGAAGTCGTTGTGGTCTCCATCGGCCCACAGCAGGCCCAGGAAACCATCCGTACAGCACTCGCCATGGGCGCAGACCGCGGAATTCTCGTCAAAACGGATGATGAAGTTGAGCCTCTTGGCGTTGCCAAGATCCTCAAGTCGATCGTCGACGAAGAACAACCTGGCCTAGTGATCGTTGGCAAACAGGCTATTGACGACGACAGCAACCAGACCGGTCAGATGCTCGCCGCCCTTCTGGGTTGGCCACAGGGCACGTTCGCATCCAAAATCGAACTCGACGGCGACAAAATCAACGTCACCCGCGAGATCGACGGCGGCCTGCAGACAGTGCGCTTGAATGCACCAGCCATTGTGACCTGCGACTTGCGCCTCAATGAACCGCGCTACGCATCCCTGCCCAACATCATGAAAGCAAAGAAGAAGCCGATTGATGAAAAGGCCATCGCTGACATGGGCGTCGACGTGAGCCCGCGCCTCGAAGTTCTGAAAGTAACGGAACCAGCAGAACGCCAGGCAGGCATCAAAGTGGAATCGGCCGCTGAACTGGTCGCCAAGCTCAAAGAAGCAGGAGTGATCGGATGA
- the tlpA gene encoding thiol:disulfide interchange protein TlpA, translated as MRHQSPVYLAVAALATALVIAGIYVTFWGESNVEGGNSAEILNSDLETFAVGEMANFAVFGSPEHPDPVQFVDSEGNGRSFDDWKGKVVLVNLWATWCGPCRHEMPALDRLQAEFGGEEFEVLAVSLDRSGLDLPRAFYAENNIEHLGLYNDASSRTGVALGVFGMPTTVLLDREGRLLGRLVGPAEWDAPDAVALMKAAINNVQ; from the coding sequence ATGCGTCACCAAAGCCCGGTTTACCTAGCTGTCGCCGCGCTGGCGACTGCACTTGTCATTGCGGGCATATACGTGACTTTTTGGGGAGAAAGCAATGTTGAGGGTGGAAATTCGGCTGAAATCCTAAATAGCGACCTTGAGACCTTTGCCGTGGGCGAGATGGCCAATTTCGCTGTTTTTGGGTCTCCTGAGCACCCTGACCCGGTTCAGTTTGTGGATAGTGAGGGAAACGGTCGGTCTTTTGATGACTGGAAAGGCAAAGTTGTCCTGGTCAATTTATGGGCGACTTGGTGCGGGCCCTGCCGGCACGAAATGCCAGCATTGGACCGTTTGCAAGCCGAATTTGGTGGTGAAGAGTTCGAAGTGCTTGCCGTCAGCCTTGATCGCTCTGGGCTTGATCTGCCCCGAGCGTTTTATGCTGAGAACAATATTGAGCATCTGGGGCTCTATAATGATGCAAGCTCGCGCACTGGCGTTGCCCTGGGAGTCTTTGGCATGCCGACGACGGTCTTGTTGGACCGGGAAGGCCGGCTCTTGGGGCGTCTCGTGGGGCCTGCAGAATGGGACGCACCGGACGCCGTTGCCCTCATGAAAGCGGCGATTAACAACGTTCAATAA
- a CDS encoding PAS domain protein, producing MGDFKTKSGIPIGRLPAGEWQILNNPTHEKTETLFNYWQSKLGNTLMPRRSAIDPIQIPQLMPMTAILEVEHAERVRFKVRLYGTAAVEVAGEERTGRYIDEFGQGLSEAARKEVVARWQKGCMAAYDSCAPIFSRGLRSDPQKSHHLIHTAALPLTTDGTTVSHILGAMTAETPKAFEHTLD from the coding sequence ATGGGTGATTTCAAAACAAAGTCTGGCATTCCAATTGGACGGCTTCCCGCCGGGGAATGGCAGATACTCAACAACCCAACCCACGAAAAAACAGAAACCCTGTTCAATTACTGGCAGTCGAAACTCGGGAACACGCTGATGCCGCGCCGCTCAGCGATTGATCCCATCCAAATTCCGCAGCTCATGCCAATGACTGCGATCCTAGAAGTGGAGCACGCCGAGAGGGTCCGTTTCAAAGTCAGGCTGTACGGCACAGCTGCAGTTGAAGTCGCCGGCGAAGAAAGAACAGGTCGTTACATAGACGAATTTGGACAAGGCTTATCCGAGGCGGCCCGAAAAGAAGTGGTCGCACGATGGCAAAAAGGGTGCATGGCGGCATATGACAGCTGCGCGCCAATTTTCTCGCGCGGCCTACGCAGCGATCCACAAAAATCTCACCACCTTATTCACACTGCAGCATTGCCGCTGACCACAGACGGGACAACCGTTTCGCATATTTTGGGAGCAATGACAGCAGAAACACCAAAGGCGTTCGAGCACACTCTCGATTGA
- the mmgB gene encoding putative 3-hydroxybutyryl-CoA dehydrogenase: MTIQKIAVIGAGQMGNGIAHVCALAGHDILLHDVSSDRINSGIATITGNMTRQISSGRISEEQRETALDRISAAVTVEEVGTADLIIESATEKEEVKAKIFESVTPHLADHTFLATNTSSISITRLAAATDRPERFMGVHFMNPVPVMELVELVRGIATDDETFEAMHSLVERLGKQSSTAEDFPAFIVNRILVPMINEAVYTLYEGVGTVEGIDKAMQLGANHRMGPLQLADFIGLDTCLSIMQVLYDGLADTKYRPCPLLVKYVEAGWLGRKTKRGFYDYTGDAPVPTR, encoded by the coding sequence ATGACCATTCAAAAAATAGCTGTTATCGGTGCAGGCCAGATGGGCAACGGAATTGCCCATGTCTGCGCACTGGCGGGCCACGACATCCTTCTCCACGATGTATCGTCTGATCGGATCAATTCCGGCATCGCAACCATCACGGGCAATATGACCCGTCAGATCTCCAGTGGTCGCATCAGCGAAGAGCAACGCGAGACAGCACTCGATCGCATTAGCGCTGCGGTGACCGTTGAAGAGGTGGGCACTGCCGATTTGATCATTGAGTCAGCCACCGAGAAGGAAGAGGTAAAAGCGAAGATCTTTGAAAGCGTGACGCCCCACCTGGCCGATCACACTTTTCTTGCGACCAACACTTCCTCCATTTCAATCACACGACTTGCAGCAGCGACGGACCGTCCCGAACGGTTCATGGGTGTCCACTTCATGAATCCGGTTCCCGTGATGGAACTGGTTGAACTGGTGCGCGGCATCGCAACCGACGATGAAACCTTTGAAGCAATGCACAGCCTGGTTGAACGCCTGGGCAAACAATCATCCACTGCTGAGGACTTTCCTGCTTTCATCGTCAACCGCATCCTGGTGCCAATGATCAACGAAGCGGTCTACACACTCTATGAAGGCGTTGGCACCGTCGAGGGCATCGACAAAGCCATGCAACTTGGCGCAAACCATCGCATGGGCCCTCTTCAGCTTGCCGACTTTATCGGTCTCGATACCTGCCTCTCCATTATGCAGGTCCTTTATGATGGCCTCGCGGATACAAAATACCGGCCCTGCCCGCTCCTTGTGAAATATGTGGAAGCAGGCTGGCTCGGTCGCAAAACCAAGAGAGGTTTTTACGACTATACCGGCGATGCACCTGTTCCAACCCGCTAG
- the lysA gene encoding diaminopimelate decarboxylase, translating to MHHFHYQDGTLHAEDVSLKEIAAEVGTPFYCYSTATLERHYRVFAEAFEGTDTLVCYSVKANSNLAVIKTLGELGSGADIVSEGELRRALAADIPPQRIVFSGVGKQAQELAFALETGIHQFNVESEPELELLSQIASSMGKEAAIALRVNPDVDAKTHEKITTGKAENKFGISWLQAPRVYARAAELPGIKVAGVDVHIGSQLTDLAPFEEAFTRVASMVEELRAAGHDITRLDLGGGLGIPYRGTNDVPPPPADYAAMVKRTVGHLGCQLMFEPGRMIAGNAGILVVNVIFEKHGEDRSFLIIDGAMNDLIRPTLYDAYHDIQPVTETAPGEARLTYDIVGPICETGDFFAKGRALSAQKPGDLLAVMSAGAYGAVQASTYNTRPLVPEVMVNGSQFTVIRPRPSYDAMLEQDRLPDWLTN from the coding sequence TTGCACCACTTTCACTATCAGGACGGGACCCTCCACGCCGAGGATGTATCCCTGAAGGAAATTGCCGCCGAAGTCGGCACGCCCTTTTACTGCTATTCAACGGCCACGCTCGAAAGACACTATCGTGTCTTTGCAGAAGCCTTTGAGGGCACGGACACGCTTGTCTGCTACTCCGTTAAAGCAAACTCAAACCTCGCTGTGATTAAAACACTTGGTGAGCTGGGCTCAGGCGCCGACATCGTCTCAGAAGGCGAACTGCGACGCGCTCTTGCCGCTGACATCCCGCCACAGCGGATCGTCTTCTCCGGTGTAGGCAAACAGGCGCAGGAGCTCGCCTTCGCGCTCGAAACCGGCATCCATCAGTTCAACGTGGAATCAGAGCCTGAGCTAGAACTCTTGTCTCAGATCGCGAGCAGCATGGGAAAAGAGGCCGCCATTGCGCTCCGCGTAAATCCAGATGTGGATGCCAAAACCCACGAGAAAATCACAACCGGTAAAGCGGAAAACAAGTTTGGTATTTCCTGGCTTCAGGCGCCACGCGTCTATGCCCGCGCTGCAGAACTGCCCGGCATCAAGGTCGCAGGCGTCGATGTACATATTGGCAGCCAGCTGACAGATCTTGCGCCGTTCGAAGAAGCCTTTACCCGTGTCGCTTCCATGGTCGAAGAACTGCGTGCCGCCGGCCACGACATCACCCGGCTGGATCTCGGCGGAGGCCTCGGCATTCCCTATCGCGGCACCAATGATGTGCCTCCGCCACCAGCCGACTATGCTGCCATGGTCAAGCGGACGGTCGGGCACCTCGGCTGTCAGCTCATGTTTGAGCCGGGGCGTATGATCGCGGGGAACGCAGGCATCCTGGTCGTGAATGTCATATTTGAGAAACATGGGGAAGACCGGTCGTTTCTCATCATTGATGGCGCGATGAACGACCTCATCCGCCCAACACTCTATGACGCCTATCACGACATCCAGCCAGTCACCGAAACGGCCCCAGGCGAAGCGCGGCTTACCTATGATATCGTGGGTCCAATCTGCGAAACCGGGGACTTTTTCGCCAAAGGGCGCGCCTTGAGCGCTCAAAAGCCTGGTGACCTGCTGGCAGTCATGTCGGCAGGTGCCTATGGCGCCGTGCAGGCTTCCACCTACAATACGAGGCCTTTGGTGCCAGAAGTGATGGTGAATGGATCACAATTCACCGTGATCCGGCCGCGTCCAAGTTATGACGCAATGCTGGAACAGGATAGACTACCTGACTGGCTCACAAACTAG
- the lov gene encoding blue-light-activated histidine kinase has protein sequence MGALAHDLEGGLSPRLEEELQRLQPVDYRLAALLIVGGGGEPHQIAYATKQFCEMTGYEGPDLVGHPVDWLSGPDTDPVALSDFQAALNGEEAIELDMLAYTKAGVSFWGHLQVQPVQRSDGVTEGFAIYLTHAEKTRASYLSEVWQKIEDAWSDDRRDAE, from the coding sequence ATGGGTGCTTTGGCGCATGATTTGGAGGGGGGCTTGTCGCCTCGTCTTGAAGAAGAGCTTCAGCGATTGCAGCCGGTTGATTACCGTCTTGCGGCCCTGTTGATTGTTGGTGGCGGCGGTGAACCTCATCAGATTGCTTATGCAACCAAGCAGTTTTGCGAAATGACTGGCTATGAGGGGCCAGATCTTGTCGGCCATCCGGTTGATTGGCTCTCCGGTCCAGATACGGACCCGGTTGCGCTTTCAGATTTCCAGGCGGCGCTTAATGGTGAAGAAGCGATAGAGCTTGATATGCTCGCCTACACCAAAGCAGGTGTGTCCTTCTGGGGGCATCTCCAGGTCCAGCCCGTTCAGCGGTCAGATGGTGTGACAGAAGGGTTTGCGATCTACCTTACTCATGCAGAGAAAACCCGAGCGAGCTATCTCAGCGAAGTTTGGCAGAAGATTGAAGATGCCTGGTCGGATGATCGCCGGGATGCTGAGTAA
- a CDS encoding cob(I)yrinic acid a,c-diamide adenosyltransferase: protein MVVLNKIYTRTGDKGTTALGTGDRVAKHDVRVETYGTTDEVNSVLGLARLHTSDLPEIDVALSRIQNDLFDLGADLCFPESDEPLDYEPLRVTDAQVEWLETEIDHLNGDLEPLNSFILPGGTPLAAHLHHARTVSRRAERLCVALGEAEPGKVSNAVLKYLNRLSDYLFVAARWCNDKGRADVLWTPGANR from the coding sequence ATGGTTGTTTTGAACAAAATTTATACCCGCACTGGCGACAAGGGCACGACAGCCCTTGGCACCGGGGACCGCGTTGCAAAGCATGACGTACGTGTCGAAACCTATGGCACCACCGACGAAGTAAATTCAGTGCTCGGGCTCGCCCGTCTTCACACGAGCGATCTGCCTGAGATAGACGTTGCGCTCAGCCGCATTCAAAACGATCTCTTCGACCTTGGCGCTGATCTCTGTTTTCCTGAGAGCGACGAGCCTCTCGACTATGAGCCGCTTCGCGTGACTGATGCGCAGGTCGAGTGGCTGGAAACTGAGATTGATCATTTGAACGGCGACCTGGAACCTCTGAATTCATTCATTCTGCCAGGCGGCACCCCCCTCGCCGCGCACCTGCATCACGCAAGAACCGTTTCGCGACGGGCTGAACGGCTTTGCGTCGCGCTTGGCGAGGCCGAGCCCGGCAAGGTCAGCAATGCCGTGCTGAAATATCTCAATCGGCTATCAGATTATCTTTTTGTCGCTGCGCGCTGGTGTAACGACAAAGGCCGCGCAGACGTGCTCTGGACCCCCGGAGCGAACCGATAG